GACCCTTTCCGGGTAACGCCCAAAACATTAATAACTACGTTGAATTATTTACCTGCTCTGAAGAGCAATTCTTTTTCTTCGGCTGTTAAACTATCATACCCACTTTTACTGATTTTATCTAAAATAACATCAATTTTTTTCTGATTATTAAACTGGCTAAAATCTGATTTTTTATAACCACCTACCTTGCTTTTATTTTTATGAACCGTTTTTAAAGGTGCTTTTTTTGAAGGTTTAAACAAATTTGCAACCGCATCTGCCAAACGCTCGAAACCGCTACCTATATCGTTTCCTTTTACTAATTGTGTCGCATAAACATAACCTAAAAGTGCACCACCAAGATGCGCCAAATTACCGCCTGCATTTAATCCGAATAACCCAACAACATCTAAAACCACAAGGCCAGCACCAATATACCAAAGTTTAAGATTGAACATAAAAACACGCACATCTTGGTTAGGCATATAAGCACACAAGAAAATTAACAAAGCTCGGACAGCTGCCGAAGCGCCTACTAAACTAGAGTTACCACCAAAAAAACTAGGCAATAATGCATAGCCCAAAAGAAACATAGCACCACCACTTATGGCACCTAAAAAATAAATATTTAAAGCTCTTTTAGGGCTAAATAGGTTTAGAAACATACGCGCGATAACGTATAACCAAAGCATGTTGAATAGTAAGTGTAAAAAATCGTAATGCACAAAAGCGTAACTTACTATGGTCCATGGGTTCACTAGAGCCGTAAAAGCATTGCTAGGCAACTCGAACCAACTTAAAAATCTTGGCAAAATTAGCCCTACTAAAAAAACAACAACATTTACCGCTATTATTTTCTCTAATATATTAAGCCTTGCTAGCTTATATTTTATATCGGTAGTTAAACTCATTAGTTCCAACGGTTATGATTAAACTGTGTTTTTTTCCAATAATACATGATTAAAAACCCTGTAATTGCACCTCCAACGTGGGCCATGTATGCCGTATTACTTGGACTGAAAAATGACTGACCAGTAACGCCTGAAATTAAATCTAAAATAATGATTCCTGGTATAAAATACTTCGCTTTTATAGGAATTGGTAAAAAAATCATCATTAATTCTGCATTAGGATTCATCATAGCAAAAGCTGCCATAACGCCCATTATACAACCTGAGGCACCTACCATACTCGCATTGAACGCCGGATAAATTTCTTTAAGCAGTGTTATTTGAGATTGGGAAACTCCTGCTACAGTTTCATTATTGGTTAGCATAGCTTTGATACTCTCTGAAGATAAACCAGAATCTAATAATGCATTATAATTTGGTAAATATTGAAAATAGTAAAAACCTATTTGCAATAAAACTGCGCCTAAACCGGCAGAGATATAAATAAACAGAAAGCGTCTGGCTCCCAAAGTTTGCTCTACAGGTGAACCAAACATCCATAAAGCGAACATATTAAATAATAAGTGCGTAATACTTAAATTTTGGATATAACCACCACCATGCATAAACATATGCGTGATTAATTGCCACGGTTTAAATAATTCGTTCTGGGGAAAATACATTGCGAACCATTGATAAAAACCACCATTCCCTATAAATAAGGTCCCGATAAACATAATCACATTAATGATTATTAGGTGTTTAACGGTTTCTGAAATTCGCATCATAATTTATATAAATTTTTTGTCTAATTCGTCAACACTCATCGTTACAAATGTCGTTCTATTAGTAGGCGAAACATTAGGTTCTTTACAAGCAAATAGCTTATTTACTAAATGCTCTTGCTCGTCTTTTTGCAAAGACTGCCCTGTTTTTATGGCCAAACTTTTCGCCATAGATTTTGCTAGTAAATCGGTTGCCGAAAAATTACTGTCCGGCACTTCGTTTTCTACATCACTAATAAGTTGTTCTAAAATAATAGACACCTCACTTTCTGGAACGCCAACTGGAACTCCTATAATTTCAATAGACTCTTCTTTAACGTTAGAAAACACAAAACCGGTATGTTCTAAATCTTCTTTTAACTGAATAATAACAGCTATTTCTTGATTTGAAAAATGTAAATCTAAAGGGAATAATAATTGCTGACTTAAAGCGCCTTTTATAGTAAGATGCTGAAGGTAATCTTCATACAAAATACGTTGATGCGCTCTATGTTGATCAATAACCAACATACCAGATTTAATAGTACTCACAATATACTTATTGTGTAATTGGTATGTGGTGTGGGTTTTCTCAATATCTTTATCGAACATGGAAACCGTAGCTTCCTCGGTTTCGAAATGTACTTCGCTAAAATCTTGTTGCGTTTTCGTGCCTTTAGATTCTAAACCAACGTATAAACTCTCCCAACTTTCTGTTGGTTCTTTTTTATAAGAAACGGCTCTCTGCTTCACTGGGGCTTCATCCTGAAACGGATTAAAACTTCTATCTACTTCTATAGTTGGTGTGCTCGCTCTAGCAGATTCTTTTTTTAGCTCGTATGGCGTATCTAAATTAGCATCGCGCTCAAAATCTAAAACTGGAGCAATATTAAACTGCCCTAAACTGTGTTTTACAGCAGAACGAAGAATAGCATAAAGCGTATGCTCATCGTCAAACTTAATTTCAGTTTTAGTCGGGTGAATATTGATATCAATAGTTTGCGGATCTACGGTTAAATTTAAAAAATAACTGGCGTGTGTTCCATTTTTAAGCAATCCATCGTAAGCCGATGCTATGGCATGATTTAAATAAGCGCTTTTTATAAACCTATCGTTCACAAAAAAGTACTGTTCTCCTCTCGTTTTTTTAGCAAATTCAGGTTTACCAACAAAACCAGATATTTTAAGCACTTCAGTTTCTTCTTCTACGGGCACTAATTTTTCGTTAGTTTTTGTTCCGAAGATATTTACAATACGCTGTCTGTAATTACTAATTGGTAAATTAAAGGCTTCGTTTCCATTATTGTAAAAAACAAACCCGATGCTTGGGTGCGCCAAGGCTACACGATGAAACTCGTCTATAATATGACGTAATTCTACGTTATCCGATTTTAAAAAATTACGTCTAGCAGGAATATTAAAAAACAAATTTTTAACTGAAACAGAAGTTCCTTGTGGTGTTACAACCACATCCTGGCTGGTAACCTTACTACCTTCCATTACGATGGTGTTTCCAACATCATCATGAGGTTGTTTGGTTTTCAATTCTACGTGCGCAATGGCAGCAATACTCGCTAAAGCCTCGCCACGAAAGCCTTTAGTATGCAGCTGAAATAAATCTTCTGCATTTCGAATTTTAGATGTTGCATGACGCTCGAAACTTAATCGCGCATCGGTAGTACTCATTCCTTTACCGTTATCGATAACTTGAATAAGGGTTTTACCCGCATCTTTTATAATGAGTTTAATAGAGTCCGAGCCTGCGTCGATTGCATTTTCAAGCAATTCCTTGACAACAGATGCTGGACGTTGAACAACTTCTCCAGCAGCAATTTGGTTTGCGACATGGTCGGGTAAAAGCTGTATAATGTCTGCCATATAATTATTTAGAAAAGAATATAGATAAATCGAAATCGATGATAAATAAAAACACTAATACTAACACACCTACAATAATTAAAATGCGTCGGTTAGCATCACGATCTCTATTATGCTTTAATTCGCTTAAAGCATTGTTTAGTTTTGTTTTAAAGCCTTTGTTTGGACCAACAGTGGTTCTGTATTCGTCAAACTTATGTTTTATTTCAAAAGGGTTTCCTTCACCTTTATCGTCAAAAAAACGAGGTGTATAACTGAATTTTTTATTTTTTCTTGCCTTTAAGATTCCCATAATTCTTGCGTTTTTAAGTGAAATGTATTACATGTATTTTTTTTCTAATAAATACATACAAATCAATAATAATACCAAAAATAAAATCAAGCTTTTTACGGGCATTGCACCGCGTACTTTTCTCTTACCCGCTCTATTTTCTTTCCATTGAGAAATATAGTCTTTGGTATTAGAGTCTTTGTTTAAACCAGAATCTGCTTTCTTTTCTTCTGAAAAACGAGATTGATAATTAAAGCTTCTATGTTTACGTTGTTTAAACAAAATCTAGTGGTGTTATCTTTCAAAAGTACTTAAAAATAGGCAGAAATAGGGCTTAGAAATGCTAAAAATATCTAAAAGTTAGAAGCAAAAACTAGCAAACCCACCCGAATTAAAATATCAAATTCCAAAGGCATTGATTAAAACACCTTTGGAATTTATTATAGTTTTATAAAAGGTATTAACTAATTCTACGTAGTTCTGCCATTTTAATTGCAGCAATAGCAGCTTCAGTGCCTTTGTTCCCGTGTTTTCCGCCAGAACGATCTATAGATTGTTGCATATTATTATCAGTAAGCACACAGAAAATAACAGGAGTTTCTCCTTGCACATTTAAATCTTTGATCCCTTGTGTTACCCCATCACATACAAAATCGAAATGTTTGGTTTCGCCTTGTATTACAGAGCCAATAGCAACAATGGCATTGACCATTTGTTCTTGCATTTTTTTACATCCGTAAATAAGCTCGAAACTACCTGGCACATTCCAGCGTACAATATTTTCTGGGTCCACCCCATTTTCAATCAAAGCATTATATGCACCTTGATATAAACCTTCGGTAATAGTATCATTCCATTCTGAAACAACAATCCCAAATCGAAAGTCTTTCGCATTTGGGATTGTTGTTTTATCGTAATCCGATAAATTTTTATTTACTGTTGCCATATATGGTAAAGCTATTATTTGTTAGCCAACACTTGCGCTTTTCCGATAAACACATCTACAGTAGACGCTTCGGTAGCGTTTGGATATTTTTCTTTAATTTGAGTAAAGAAATCTAAAGCTTTATCAGCTTTTCCTAAATCTAAAGCAATAGCACCTGCTTTGTATAAATACATTGGTGTAGTATACTCGTTATCTCTCATTTTAGCTGCTTTTTCGTAGTACTCTAAAGCATCTTCTTTTTGGTTTAACTGTACAAAAGCATCACCTATGTTTCCTTTTGCTAAAGGCGCTAAAACTTCATCCTCACTATCAAAAGCACTTAAATACTCTACAGCATTTTTGTAATCTTTTAATCTTAAGTATGCTGTTCCTGCATAATAGTTTGCTAAGTTAGCTGCATCTGTACCGCTATATTCTTCTATAACATCTAACATACCAAATTTACCTTCACCACCAGTTAAGGCTAAGTTGTAAAGCGAATCTTTAGCAACACCTGTTACCGCTTGGTCAAAATATTTTTGTGCTTGAAACATATCGTTCATTGCATTTTCTTGCTTAGGTGCAGCTACAAATTCTTTGTATGCTAACGACCCTAAAACAACTAATGCTACAACACCAATAATAATAAAAATATATTTTTGATTCTTCGCTACAAAATCCTCTGTTTTAGAAGCTGTTTCATCAAGGGTGTTAAAAACTTCAGCCGTTGTTGATCCTTCTTCAATATCTTGTTCTTTCTCAACTTTCGTTTTCGGTTTGTAACCTCTCTTATTATATGTCGCCATTTTCTGTTTCTATTAATGTGGCGCAAAAATATAATTTTTCTTCAGAACTAAAAGGGTATTTATTTGATATTTTTCAATAATTTGCACTTCTTTTTAAGACTTTACCCTCTTTATGCGCTTTAAGTTGCTATTTATATGATTTTAAAATCACTTTCATTACTCAATTATAAAAATTTTGATAGCAAAACCTTTGCTTTCAACGAGAAAATTAATTGCATTGTAGGCAATAATGGCATTGGAAAAACCAATGTGCTCGATGCTATCTATCATTTATCCTTCGGAAAAAGCTATTTCAATCCAGTAGCCACGCAAAATATTAAGCACGACGAAGAGTTTTTTGTGATTAATGGGGATTATGAAAAAGAGGAAAAACCAGAGAAAGTAATTGTAAGTTTGAAACGTGGCCAGAAAAAGATTATAAAACGCAACGGAAAAGCTTATGATAAGTTTAGCGAACACATAGGTTTTTTACCCTTAGTTATTATTTCGCCTGCCGATAGAGATTTAATTATTGAAGGCAGTACAACCCGTAGAAAATTTATTGATAGCGTAATTTCACAAAGTGACAATGCCTATCTAAATACGTTAATTAACTATAATAAAATTTTAACGCAACGAAACGCACTACTTAAGTATTTTGCGCTAAACCACACCTTTAATAAAGACACTTTAGATGTGTACAATAGCCAACTAACAGATTTTGGAACTAAAATTTTCGGAAAACGTGATGCCTTTTTACAAGAATTCATCCCTATTTTTAAATCTAGATACGAAGCGATTAGCAATGGTAACGAAGATGTAGACTTAAATTACCACAGTGATTTGTTTGACGATGACTTAAACACACTATTAAACAAGGCAATCAATAAAGATAAAGCTCTGCAATACACAAGTGTTGGTATACATAAAGACGATTTGCATTTTAATATTTCGGGACACCCTATTAAAAAATTTGGAAGTCAAGGTCAGCAAAAATCATTTTTAATCGCTTTAAAACTGGCGCAGTTCGATTTTATTAAAGCACAAAGTGGTGTAAACCCTATTCTATTACTCGATGATATTTTTGATAAGCTAGATGAACAACGTGTATCTCAAATAATTAAATTGGTTGACGACGAAAACTTCGGACAACTTTTTATAAGTGATACGCATGGTGAACGTACGGAAAATGCTGTTAAGCAAGTGCATCAATCTTACGAGATTTTCAAATTAGAGTAATCATACGTTCGTGGTTATTTTTTTTTCTTTCTTCGGAAGAATAACAATCTTGATAGTTTAATTTGAAGCACTGAGGTTCTCTCCAAGTTACAGCCATTTAAAAATTAACCGGCTAAGAGCTCCTTCCACGTAAGTGAAACCTAAAATAAAGAAGCAAACACCAATTAACAACAAACAGCACTAGCTATAAACAATAGCCCAAGCCTATATTTTAATAAAATTTAAAGCTTTTAACACCTAGAGAATCGTTTAAAATATATAATTTTGGTACCTTTAAAATTGCAAGCTATCGATATTTTTTAATCTATTAGCCTTAATAATTAGGAACAAAACAACCCTTGTTCCATTTAAAACACACGCAACAAACCCTCATAATTTAACCTCATGGCAAAACGTAACAACGACAATATCAGTATTTCCGACGCATTAAAAGAATTTGTTGAAACTAACCGATTAGAAAAAGGTTTGGATAAAGTGAATGTATCTGATGCATGGGCAAAACTTATGGGAAACGGTGTACACAACTATACCAGCTCGGTAACGTTAGAGCGAGAAACCCTTTACATACAACTAACCTCGAGTGTTCTTAGAGAGGAATTAAGTTATGGCAAACAAAAAATAATAGACATGCTAAACGAAGAGTTAGGAAAGGATATTATTAAAAAACTGGTTTTAAGATAATTAGACCGAAAGAATTAAAATAAAATATTTAAGATTATTTAGTTACTTATTGTTTTTTACATTATCTTTGGCACTTAATTATTTATAATACAAATTACAATGAGTAAAGGTACCGTAAAATTCTTCAACGATTCTAAAGGTTTTGGATTTATCACAGAAGATGACAACAACAAAGAACATTTCGTACACATTTCAGGACTTATCGATGAAATTCGTGAAGGTGATGCAGTTGAATTCGATCTACAAGAAGGTAGAAAAGGATTAAACGCCGTAAACGTAAAAGTAATCTAAGATTTATACTTTAACAATTACAACTTTAAAAGTCTGTCAATTTAAATTGACAGACTTTTTTTTGTTTGCTATTTAAACAGAATAGACTTCGTTTTAAATTTATGGCATCACTTTTGTATTACAGATAGTAATAATTTAATATTTTAATACAATGAGTAAAGGAACAGTAAAATTCTTCAACGATTCTAAAGGATTCGGATTTATAACAGAAGAAGGTTCAAGCAGTGAGCATTTTGTTCACATTTCAGGTTTAATCGATGAAATTCGCGAAGGCGATTTAGTAGAATTCGATTTGCAGGAAGGCAGAAAAGGATTAAACGCCGTAAACGTAAAAGTAATTTAGTATATACTAGTAAACTTTTTTTTAAAACAAAAATCCCGCAACCTAGGTTGCGGGATTTTTTATGTAATACTTTATTTTCAAAACGCTCTGAAGGCATAGCCTTGTGAGTAGTTTTAATTAAAATTGCTCTCTACCAGCAAAGTGAAATTCACCTTCAATAGCTGCATTCTCGTCACTATCGCTACCATGTACCGCATTTTCGCCCATAGACGTTGCATACATTTTACGAATAGTACCTTCAGCTGCGTCTGCAGGGTTTGTAGCACCAATTAAAGTTCTAAAATCGTTTACTGCATTTTCTTTTTCTAAAATTGCAGCAACTATTGGACCTCTAGTCATGAATTCAACTAATTCTCCAAAAAATGGACGTTCGTTGTGTACAGCATAAAATGCTTCGGCGTCAGCTTTTGTCATTTGTGTTAATTTCATAGCTACAATTCTAAATCCTGAAGCTGAAATTTTTTCTAATATTGCACCAATGTGTCCGTTTTCAACAGCGTCTGGCTTAAGCATTGTAAATGTTCTATTTGTTGCCATTTTTATTTTTTTTAAATTTCTGCAAAAGTACATTTTTATATTTGGTTATCCCTTAATAGGTTTGTAAAAGTTTTTGCTGCAATACATTCCCTACTCCTCGCATTTCCATAAGCACAGCTTTTGTTTCAAAATTAAATTTTAGAACACCAAAACTCAATTCTGGCACAACTTCTAAAACTCGATATTTATTAGGCTCTGCAGTAAAACTACTATAAACATGCGTTAATCCGCTAGATGTGAAATCTACTAAAGGAAAGCTAACGCCTTCTATTTTGGTTAAAGAAAATTCAGAAATATGTCGATCTCCAGAAAGCACCATAACACCTTTTGCATTAGATTTTTTGATTAAAGACTTCAACTTATCTACTTCATGCGGAAAATTCGCCCATTTTTCAAAACCATGTTCCGAAGATAAAACCTGAATGCTACTTACAATTATATTAAAATCAGCATCCGACCCATTTAATTCTGTCTCCAACCATTGCCACTGTTTCTCACCCAAAATGGTACCTTCTCCGTAAACACCAGGTTCATATCTATTTTTATTTTTTTTGCCATCCGTTAATGCTGTCCGAAAATAACGAGTATCTAAAACAATAACTTTCACACTACCATTTAATGACTTTACAATTTGAGAACTATAAACACCTTCGCGATATCGTCTTTCACTATCTTTTGGTACTTTCAAAAAATCCAAGAACAATTGCTGACTCCCCTTTTTTGCTTTAAACTCGACACCACCATCGTTTAAGCCATAATCATGATCATCCCAAGTACCCGTAATTTTTGTTGTTTCCCTTAGCCTTTTGTAATCTTCATTAGCCAATAGCTTATTATAATCAGCCTCTAATTTTTTCATATTATCTGTATCCGCATAGACATTATCGCCTCCCCAAATCCATAAATCCGGCTTATGTTTTACAACTTCAACCCAAAGCTTATTTTCAATATTTTGTTTATTACATGAGCCGAAAGCAATAGTAGTATCATACTGTGTTTTAGCTTGTTTTACAACTTCTACTTTTGGTGTTTTGCAGCCTTGCACAAAAGTCGTTAAGACTAAAGCGCTTACTATTAATCTTATTTTCATATCCTTCACCGTTAATTTTTCTATAAAAGTACAAGATTCTATTTTAAGTCTATATTATTAAATTGTATCTTCGTTTCCTATGAAAAAAGAAGATATTACCAACATAAAACAACTATTATCTAGTCCTAAAAAAATAGTTATTGTTCCACATAAAAACCCTGATGGCGACGCTATTGGGTCAACTTTAGCGCTTTACCATTATCTTTTAAAAGGAAATCATGACGCGACTGTTATTGTACCAAATGATTATCCTACTTTTTTAAAATGGATTCCCGGAAATGACACAATTTCGGTTTACGATTATCAAACAAAAACCTGTAATAGTTTAATTGAATCTGCCGATATTATTTTTACCTTAGACTTTAACGCTTTCCATAGAACTGGAAATATGGAAACACCACTTTCTGAAAGCAAAGCTCTTAAAGTAATGATAGATCATCACCAAGCACCAGATGATTACGCGACTTACACGTATAGCGACGTAAGCATGAGTTCAACTTGCGAAATGGTTTATAATTTTATTGACATGCTAGGCGATGCCGATTTCATTGATGCCGATATTGCAACTTGCATTTACGTTGGAATTATGACAGATACCGGATCGTTTAGATTCCGTTCTACCACAAATAAAACACACGAGATTATAGCGAAGCTTATTGAAAAAGGAGCTGATAATACTAAAATCCATAATAACATTTACGACACAAACAGCTACGAACGTTTACAACTATTGGGTTGTGCTTTAAGTAACTTAAAAGTAGTTCCAGAATCTAGAGCGGCATACATTACGTTATCTCAAGAAGAACTTAATCGTTTTAACTTCAAAAAAGGTGATACTGAAGGGGTTGTAAACTACGCCTTATCACTAAGTGGCGTTGTACTTGCTTCTATTTTCATAGAAGATAAGCAAGAAGGGATTATTAAGATATCTTTACGTTCTAAAGGTGATTTCTCGGTAAACGAAATGTCTCGTGCGCACTTCCATGGTGGTGGCCATACTAATGCTGCTGGCGGGAAAAGCGACTTACCACTAGCTGAAACTATTGAAAAATTTATTAGTATATTACCTAGTTATAACGATGCTTTAAACAATGAATAAACTAATTGCCACAACCCTACTTGTCCTGCTTGTTTTTAATTGTAAAAGCCCAGAAGCGAGACAACCTATTTCTACAAAATCGGGATCGTATATCGACGCTTCTATTGCACTAAACAAAAAACGTTTTGCGAAAGAAAAAGCCGTTATTGAAAAAATAATGGAAGCCGATGATGATGCTTATTTAGCCTCTGACACAGGTTTTTGGTATAAATACCAAACAAAAACAGAAAGCGACAGCCTAAAAACACCAGGCTTTGGAGACCTTATAAATTTTGACTACGATGTTAAAACCCTTAACGGAAACGAAATTTATTCTAAAGCAGATTTAAAAACGCAAAACTATGCTATGGATAAGCAAGAGCTTTTTACAGGCTTACGCCATGGCTTAAAACTCATGAAAGCTGGTGAAACAGTAACCTTTATTTTCCCTTCAGATCGTGCATACGGTTATTATGGAGACGAAAATAAAATTGGTCCAAATACACCTTTAATTTGTGAGGTTACCGTAAACTCTATTACCCAAAATCAAAACAACTAATATGCATTTATTAAAAAACGCTGTAAAACTCGTTCTCTTTACATTAGTACTTAACCTAACATCCTGCAAAGCGCAATATCCAGATTTAGAAGATGGTATATATGCCGAATTTATTACAAACAAAGGCGTTATGGTGGCTAAATTAAATTATGAAACAACACCTATAACGGTTGCCAACTTCGTTTCCTTAGCTGAAGGAGAAAACACCATGGTGGATAAAAAATTCAAAAAGAAAAAATTCTATAACGGCATTATTTTCCATAGAGTTATAGATAAATTTATGATACAAGGTGGTGATCCTACAGGCACAGGTTCAGGTGATGCAGGTTACAAATTTATGGATGAATTTTCTCCAGATTTAAAACATGACAAACCAGGTATTCTATCCATGGCTAACTCTGGAGCAAACACCAACGGATCTCAGTTTTTTATTACCGAAGTTCCTAAACCTAATTTAGACAACAGGCATAGTATTTTTGGTGAATTAGTTATTGGCTTAGATGTTCAAGATAGTATTTCCAATGTAGAAGTAGACAGAAACGACAGACCTATTGAAGATGTTATTATTGAAGAATTAAACATTATCAGAAAAGGTAGAGCTGCCAAGAAATTTGACGCACCAAACATTTTCGTGAATCATTTTGCTGAAGCAGAACGTATAGCAAAAGAAAAAGAAGAAAAAGCCGCTGCTATTCTAAAAGCAACTCAAGATAAATTTAAAGCTCAAAAAGAAAAAGCAATCGCACTTCCTTCAGGCTTAAAATATCTAATTACCGAAAAAGGAACAGGAGAAAAGCTACCTGAAACTGCAGAATTAACAACGCATTACGCTGTTTATTTTGAAGACGGAAGCCTATTAGACACAAGTAAACTAGAAATAGCCGAAGCTTTAGATGCTGTAAACGAACGTAAAAAAGCCCATAACGCTTACCAACCTATTACTGCCGAAATTGGTCCAGATGCCAAAATGATTGCGGGTTTTAAAGAAGGTTTACAACAACTAAGTGTTGGAGACAAAGCAACCCTGTTTATTCCTTATCACTTAGCTTACGGTGAATCGGGAAACCGAGGTATACCAGGAAAAACGAATATTATATTTGAAGTTGAAGTTTTAGAGCTTTTAAAATAAAGAATACAAAACTTGAATACATCTCTAATATTTATTGAAGTTTTAACGCAACATAGAATTACAAAGAAGCTTAGAGCAAGTACAACTCTGAATTCTTATTTTTAAATAAAACATAACATAAAACCAGTCTGAAACCCTTAATTTCGCACTGAAAAACAAAACCTATGCAACTATTAAAATTTGATTGGAATCCCGTAACAGGAATCGATATTATTGGGAATTTTAAAATCCATTTTTACAGCCTTATGTGGGTTACCGCCTTTGTTATTGGTTGGTATATTATGAAACGTATTTTTACTAAAGAAAAAATATCGTTAGAATATTTAGACCCTCTATTTATTTACACCGTACTTTCTACCATGATTGGCGCACGTTTAGGACATGTTATTTTTTATCAATCGGAATTAATATCTCAAGATTTTTTAAGCATCTTTCTTCCTGTTAAATTTAAAGGTGGCTTTGAGTTTACAGGTTTTCAAGGTTTAGCGAGTCATGGTGCAGCTATCGGAATTATTATTGGTATGTACTTATATAGACGAAAATATAATTACAAATCTATTTTATGGATTTTAGACCGTATTGTAATACCAGTGGCTTCGGGAGCTATTTTTATTCGTATTGGAAACTTTATAAACTCTGAAATTATAGGTAAAGTTACCGATTCTAGTTTTGGTGTTCGTTTTATTCAAGATGAATATTACAAAAACGAAATTATGCAACGTACAGGCATAAACGATGTCCAAGCCGCTT
The window above is part of the Algibacter sp. L3A6 genome. Proteins encoded here:
- the ribH gene encoding 6,7-dimethyl-8-ribityllumazine synthase encodes the protein MATVNKNLSDYDKTTIPNAKDFRFGIVVSEWNDTITEGLYQGAYNALIENGVDPENIVRWNVPGSFELIYGCKKMQEQMVNAIVAIGSVIQGETKHFDFVCDGVTQGIKDLNVQGETPVIFCVLTDNNMQQSIDRSGGKHGNKGTEAAIAAIKMAELRRIS
- the mutL gene encoding DNA mismatch repair endonuclease MutL yields the protein MADIIQLLPDHVANQIAAGEVVQRPASVVKELLENAIDAGSDSIKLIIKDAGKTLIQVIDNGKGMSTTDARLSFERHATSKIRNAEDLFQLHTKGFRGEALASIAAIAHVELKTKQPHDDVGNTIVMEGSKVTSQDVVVTPQGTSVSVKNLFFNIPARRNFLKSDNVELRHIIDEFHRVALAHPSIGFVFYNNGNEAFNLPISNYRQRIVNIFGTKTNEKLVPVEEETEVLKISGFVGKPEFAKKTRGEQYFFVNDRFIKSAYLNHAIASAYDGLLKNGTHASYFLNLTVDPQTIDINIHPTKTEIKFDDEHTLYAILRSAVKHSLGQFNIAPVLDFERDANLDTPYELKKESARASTPTIEVDRSFNPFQDEAPVKQRAVSYKKEPTESWESLYVGLESKGTKTQQDFSEVHFETEEATVSMFDKDIEKTHTTYQLHNKYIVSTIKSGMLVIDQHRAHQRILYEDYLQHLTIKGALSQQLLFPLDLHFSNQEIAVIIQLKEDLEHTGFVFSNVKEESIEIIGVPVGVPESEVSIILEQLISDVENEVPDSNFSATDLLAKSMAKSLAIKTGQSLQKDEQEHLVNKLFACKEPNVSPTNRTTFVTMSVDELDKKFI
- the recF gene encoding DNA replication/repair protein RecF (All proteins in this family for which functions are known are DNA-binding proteins that assist the filamentation of RecA onto DNA for the initiation of recombination or recombinational repair.); this encodes MILKSLSLLNYKNFDSKTFAFNEKINCIVGNNGIGKTNVLDAIYHLSFGKSYFNPVATQNIKHDEEFFVINGDYEKEEKPEKVIVSLKRGQKKIIKRNGKAYDKFSEHIGFLPLVIISPADRDLIIEGSTTRRKFIDSVISQSDNAYLNTLINYNKILTQRNALLKYFALNHTFNKDTLDVYNSQLTDFGTKIFGKRDAFLQEFIPIFKSRYEAISNGNEDVDLNYHSDLFDDDLNTLLNKAINKDKALQYTSVGIHKDDLHFNISGHPIKKFGSQGQQKSFLIALKLAQFDFIKAQSGVNPILLLDDIFDKLDEQRVSQIIKLVDDENFGQLFISDTHGERTENAVKQVHQSYEIFKLE
- a CDS encoding DUF721 domain-containing protein — encoded protein: MAKRNNDNISISDALKEFVETNRLEKGLDKVNVSDAWAKLMGNGVHNYTSSVTLERETLYIQLTSSVLREELSYGKQKIIDMLNEELGKDIIKKLVLR
- a CDS encoding rhomboid family intramembrane serine protease; amino-acid sequence: MMRISETVKHLIIINVIMFIGTLFIGNGGFYQWFAMYFPQNELFKPWQLITHMFMHGGGYIQNLSITHLLFNMFALWMFGSPVEQTLGARRFLFIYISAGLGAVLLQIGFYYFQYLPNYNALLDSGLSSESIKAMLTNNETVAGVSQSQITLLKEIYPAFNASMVGASGCIMGVMAAFAMMNPNAELMMIFLPIPIKAKYFIPGIIILDLISGVTGQSFFSPSNTAYMAHVGGAITGFLIMYYWKKTQFNHNRWN
- a CDS encoding riboflavin synthase subunit beta: MGILKARKNKKFSYTPRFFDDKGEGNPFEIKHKFDEYRTTVGPNKGFKTKLNNALSELKHNRDRDANRRILIIVGVLVLVFLFIIDFDLSIFFSK
- a CDS encoding tetratricopeptide repeat protein, with translation MATYNKRGYKPKTKVEKEQDIEEGSTTAEVFNTLDETASKTEDFVAKNQKYIFIIIGVVALVVLGSLAYKEFVAAPKQENAMNDMFQAQKYFDQAVTGVAKDSLYNLALTGGEGKFGMLDVIEEYSGTDAANLANYYAGTAYLRLKDYKNAVEYLSAFDSEDEVLAPLAKGNIGDAFVQLNQKEDALEYYEKAAKMRDNEYTTPMYLYKAGAIALDLGKADKALDFFTQIKEKYPNATEASTVDVFIGKAQVLANK
- a CDS encoding rhomboid family protein, encoding MSLTTDIKYKLARLNILEKIIAVNVVVFLVGLILPRFLSWFELPSNAFTALVNPWTIVSYAFVHYDFLHLLFNMLWLYVIARMFLNLFSPKRALNIYFLGAISGGAMFLLGYALLPSFFGGNSSLVGASAAVRALLIFLCAYMPNQDVRVFMFNLKLWYIGAGLVVLDVVGLFGLNAGGNLAHLGGALLGYVYATQLVKGNDIGSGFERLADAVANLFKPSKKAPLKTVHKNKSKVGGYKKSDFSQFNNQKKIDVILDKISKSGYDSLTAEEKELLFRAGK
- a CDS encoding cold-shock protein, whose amino-acid sequence is MSKGTVKFFNDSKGFGFITEDDNNKEHFVHISGLIDEIREGDAVEFDLQEGRKGLNAVNVKVI